One Bacteriovorax sp. PP10 DNA window includes the following coding sequences:
- a CDS encoding HAL/PAL/TAL family ammonia-lyase, producing MKYVIGAKHISFADVLKMHHEEEIDFDQELIERVNKSHENFKRHFAKEIPIYGVTTGFGDSCHRSVRNEDSEILQDNLVSYLMMGTGKNLSKDVGASMLLFRIISLSRGYSGVSIELLNKMKELYNKKIFPVIPREGSLGASGDLIPLAYIANNVRGQGRVYYKNEECDLETLVASGVYTPHKLLPKEGLAMVNGTTSMTALSFHNFQLGTYLNELAMLCSGWLCLTIHGRVEAFGTLVNNEAKKFAGQSFAAEKITEILTKENYTGVSYHAINKNAEDGLTTHLVQDPYSLRCAPQVLGPVSDTLSMIEQWIEMEINGVSDNPLFDQEDRLANGGNFYGGYLAHSMDYLKICMGNIADLMDRQLTLLISEKTNRGLTPNLANWEGIDIEKRHLSHGLKGVHQNVSAITSDIMAKCIPNTIFSRSSESHNQDKVSLGMTAAVQSSEQLEVLVTVFACYLCCLAQAVDLRKIKLQGEVSKRYYDLVRSQIPFVEKDMRLDIGIMKLRDRLLVEAKERGHVFV from the coding sequence ATGAAATACGTAATCGGCGCAAAACATATTAGCTTTGCAGACGTGCTCAAAATGCACCATGAAGAAGAAATTGATTTCGATCAAGAACTTATCGAGAGAGTGAATAAGTCTCACGAAAACTTTAAGCGCCATTTCGCTAAAGAAATTCCGATCTATGGAGTGACGACTGGTTTCGGTGACAGCTGCCACCGCTCTGTTCGAAATGAAGACTCGGAAATCCTGCAAGACAACCTTGTGTCTTATCTGATGATGGGAACAGGAAAGAATTTATCTAAAGACGTTGGTGCTTCAATGCTACTTTTTAGAATCATCTCACTTTCACGTGGGTATTCTGGAGTTTCAATTGAACTGCTTAACAAAATGAAAGAGCTCTACAATAAAAAAATCTTCCCAGTGATTCCAAGAGAAGGATCTTTAGGAGCAAGTGGAGATTTAATCCCACTAGCGTACATTGCCAACAATGTTCGTGGCCAGGGAAGAGTTTATTATAAAAATGAAGAATGTGACCTTGAAACTTTAGTGGCCAGTGGAGTGTACACACCTCATAAGCTGCTACCGAAAGAAGGTCTGGCCATGGTTAATGGTACGACAAGTATGACGGCACTAAGCTTTCACAACTTCCAGCTGGGAACTTATCTAAACGAACTAGCGATGCTTTGCTCGGGATGGTTATGTTTAACAATCCATGGAAGAGTTGAGGCCTTCGGAACACTTGTTAACAACGAAGCTAAAAAGTTCGCAGGACAAAGTTTTGCTGCTGAAAAAATCACTGAAATTCTAACGAAAGAAAATTATACAGGTGTAAGCTACCACGCGATCAACAAAAACGCTGAAGATGGTCTTACAACTCACTTGGTTCAAGATCCATACTCACTAAGATGTGCTCCACAAGTTTTAGGCCCGGTGTCTGATACTCTAAGCATGATTGAGCAGTGGATTGAAATGGAAATCAACGGCGTTTCAGACAATCCTCTTTTTGATCAGGAAGACCGACTTGCTAACGGTGGAAACTTTTACGGTGGCTACCTTGCTCACTCAATGGATTATCTAAAAATCTGTATGGGAAATATTGCTGACCTAATGGACAGACAATTAACTCTTTTAATCAGTGAAAAAACCAATCGTGGGTTAACTCCCAACCTTGCGAACTGGGAAGGAATTGATATCGAAAAACGCCACCTGTCTCACGGACTAAAAGGCGTTCATCAAAACGTTTCAGCGATCACCTCTGACATCATGGCAAAGTGTATCCCCAATACAATTTTCAGCCGCTCTTCAGAGTCACATAACCAGGATAAGGTTTCTCTTGGTATGACGGCCGCAGTTCAAAGCAGCGAGCAGTTAGAAGTATTAGTGACAGTTTTTGCTTGTTACTTATGTTGTCTTGCTCAGGCCGTAGACCTGAGAAAAATAAAGCTTCAAGGTGAAGTCTCAAAAAGATACTACGACCTTGTTCGCTCACAAATCCCGTTTGTTGAAAAAGATATGAGATTAGATATTGGCATTATGAAATTAAGAGACAGATTGCTTGTTGAAGCAAAGGAGAGAGGACATGTCTTCGTATGA